In Chitinophagaceae bacterium, the genomic stretch TCCTCTTCCTGCGGATACTACGATATCTGCTTCGGGTAAAAGTACTTTGCCTTTTAATTTCTCTTGGGAGAGAGAAGTAATTTTTGTGTCTGCTGTATACTGTGATAGTGAAAAAGCTTCTATTTCTGCTTGTCCTCCATTGGTTTTGATGGGTATTGTATTTTTTTTGATAGAAATAATTTTTTTCTTGTTTTTTACTTCTACGAATGAAAATGCTTTTCCTGTATAAATACTTCTTTTGAATATATTCTTTTCGTCACCTGTTGGCAATTCTGTAACATTTGGTATAAAACTTGCTTGTAATTTGACAGATAATTTGGCACAGAGAGTATCGGAGAGGGATGATTTTGCAAAGATTAAGGTATCGCTTTTTTTATTTTCAAAGAGAGAGTGAATGGCAGATACAAAAATATGTGTATCTATTTCTTCAGCATTTTTTTCTGATACATGTATAATTTTAGAAGCACCTGCTGGTCCGATTTTTTGTAATTCGGTATTTTCTACTGCACCTATGACTATTGCTGTAACATTTTTTTCATGGAGAGCATATGCGTAGCTAATAGCTTCCAAAGAATTTTTTTTTATTTTTTTTTCTGATACTTCTACAAATACGAGTGTTGACATTTTTTATTGAGGTTAGATGACTTTTGCTTCTTCTTTTAGGAGTTGTAATAATGTTTTTATATTGTCTTGTGCTATCATTTTTACTTGCCCTTTGGGTTTTGGAAGTTCAAAATTTTTATTTTGAGTATAAAGAGTATTTTGATAGGGTTCTAAAACAGTAAGTGGTTTACTTTTTGCTTGCATGATTCCTCGCATATTAGGTATTTTCCATTCGGCAATAGGTTCTTGGCATCCTGCGACAAAAGGAAGGTCTACTTCTAAGTATTCTTTGCCTCCTTCTATTTCTTTGGTTATTTTTGCTTTTTTTTCCTGAATATCTAATTTCATAATGGGCGAAAGAGAAGGTATTCCTAATAATTCTCCAACCATACCATGTACCATTCCTCCGTTAAAATCTATAGATTCTCGTCCCATCAGGATGAGGTCAAAAGATTTGGATTGGGCATAGAGGGCTATGTTTTGAGCTACAAAAAATGAATCTTCCGGGGAAGCATGTATTCTCACTGCTTCATCAGCTCCTATGGCAAGTGCTTTTCTGAGAGTAGGTTCTGTTTCTGCTAAACCTATATTGAGAACGGTAAGTTTTCCTCCGAATTGTTCTTTCAGTTCTACTCCGCGTGATAATGCGTAATCATCGTATGGTCCGATAATAAACTGTATCCCATTGGTGTCAAATTTTGTGTTATTTTCCATAAAACTAATTCGGGATATGGTATCAGGGACATGAGTAATACAAACTAATATATTCATTGTATGCTATCTTTTATTTATTGGTATGTAACTTCGTTTTGTTTTTCCTGTATATATTTGTCTTGGGCGTCCTATAGGTTCTTTATTTTCACGCATTTCTTTCCATTGGGCTATCCAACCTGGGAGACGTCCCATAGAGAAAAATACGGTAAACATTTCTGTAGGTATTCCCATTGCTTTGTATATAATGCCGCTGTAAAAATCAACATTAGGGTAGAGTTTTTTATCAATAAAATACTGGTCTTTGAGTGCTGCTGCTTCTAATTCTTTTGCTATTTCTAATATAGGGTCGTTTATTTTTAATTTATTTAAAACATCGTCGGCAGCTTTTTTAATAATTTTTGCACGGGGGTCAAAGTTTTTATAAACTCTATGTCCAAACCCCATAAGTAAGAAAGGATCTTCTTTTGATTTTGCTTTTTCTACATATTTTTTTACATTTCCACCGTCTTGTTTTATGAGCTCTAACATTTCCATAACTTCTTGATTTGCTCCGCCATGGAGTGGCCCCCACAAAGCATTTATTCCCGCAGAGATAGAGGCATAAATACTTGCCCGAGATGAACCTACCATTCGGACTGTGGAGGTAGAACAATTTTGTTCATGGTCTGCATGCAGGATGAGTAATTTATCCAAAGCATCTACTACTACTGGATCTAATGAATACGATTCGGTTGGTAGTGAAAACATCATTTTTAGAAGGTTTTGACAATAGCTGAGTTTGTTGTCGGGATATACTACAGGATGTCCTACTTCGTTTTTATAAGACCATGCTGCAAGGGTAGGAAATTTTGCCAACAATCTTATAATTTGTAAATGCACATTGGATTCCGCCATACTTTTATTAAGAGATTCGGGATAAAATGTGCTTAAAGCACATACTAATGATCCTAATACCCCCATTGGATGGGACTTGGCGGGGAATCCTTCTAATATTTTTTTGATATCCTCATGAACGAGAGTATGTTCGGTTATTTCTTTTTTAAAAAGAGAGAAACCTGATTCTGTTGGGAGTTCTCCAAATATGAGCAGGTATGCTACTTCTAAAAAAGAAGATTTCTCTGCTAATTCTTCAATAGGATATCCTCTGTATTGTAAAATTCCTTGTTCTCCATCCAAAAAAGTGATAGCAGAGGTAGTTGCTCCTGTGTTTTTATATCCCGGATCCATTGTAATGATGGGAGTTTGTTCTTTCGCACTCTGCTCTCGTAATTTACTAATATCTACTGCTATTTCTTTTTCTGTTCCCTCTAATACAGGAAAGCTGTATGTTTTCCCGTTATATATTAATTCTGCTGTGTTTGGCATAGTGTTATTTTATGTTATTTTTATATATTTAGATATTTTTTTATTCTTCGTTGCTTGATTGTTCAGTAGCTATTTTGCTGATGGGGACTTTTGCCGCTATTTTTTCTTTAATTTTCGTTTCTATAATAGATACTATATCACTATTGTCTTTCAAAAATTGTTTTACGGATTCTTTTCCTTGCCCTAACTTTTTATCCTCGTATGAAAACCATGACCCTGACTTTTTTATTATTTCTAAATCTACAGCAAAATCAATGATTTCCCCAATTTTAGAGATACCTTCTCCATACATAATATCGAATTCTATAACTTTGAAAGGGGGAGCTACTTTGTTTTTAACTACTTTTACTCGTGTTCTATTTCCTACAATGTTTTCTCCTTCTTTTATTTGTTGAATTCTTCTAATATCTAATCGTACGGATGCGTAGTATTTGAGAGCATTTCCTCCTGTGGTAACTTCGGGATTTCCAAACATAACACCTATTTTTTCTCTTAGTTGATTGATAAATATACAACAGCAGCCTGTTTTATTGATTATGCCTGTAAGTTTTCTGAGGGCTTGAGACATTAATCTTGCTTGTAATCCTAATTTATTATCTCCCATATCCCCTTCTATCTCACCTTTTGGGACTAATGCAGCAACGGAATCTATTACTACTATATCAACTGCTGTAGAACGGATGAGTTGTTCTGCTATTTCTAATGCTTGTTCTCCATCGTCGGGTTGAGCAATGAAAAGATTTTGAGTATCTATTCCTAATTTTTCTGCGTATGTTTTATCAAAGGCATGTTCTGCATCAATAAATACTGCTATTCCTCCTTTTTTTTGTGCTTCTGCTATACAGTGCATGGCTAAAGTGGTTTTCCCCGATGATTCAGGACCGTAGATTTCTATAACTCTGCCTCTTGGTAAACCGCCAATTCCTAATGCTATATCTAACCCAATAGAGCCCGTAGAAATAGCAGGAACATCTACTACATGCTCATCGCTTAATTTCATAACGACCCCTTTATAATAGGTTTTTTCTAAAGTTCCTATTACGGACTTGATGGCGTTTGCTTTTTCTGTTTTGGCATCTTTATTTTTATCTGTTATCATTTTATTTTATGTGTTATATTTATTTAAAGTTTGTAAAATGTATTTGTTCTTCATTTATTTTCTTTCTCAGATTAATAATGCCATATCTCATAATACCTAAGGCGGTATTTATACTAATATTTGCTAAAGTAGATATTTCTTTAAAACTCATATTGAGATAATGTTTCATAATAATTATTTCTCTTTGATTTTTAGGTAGTTCATGGATAAGATCCCATAAATATTTTTTTGTTTCGTCTTCTATTATATTATGTTCTACCATTGCGTTTTCAACAAAATAGATTGACTCTAAAACGCTGCTATACTGCTCTAATGAGTATTGCACTTTTTTTTTGTGTTTTCGCAAATGGTCTATTGACATATTGCGTGTAATTTTTAGAATCCATGCTTCAAACTTTCCCTTATCGGAATAATTATTTTTTTTCAAAGTAATAAATACTTTTATGAAAACTTCTTGAACTATATCTTCTGCCTGTTTTTTATTCTTTAATATAGAATACGCTGTGCTATATACTTTTCCGCTGTAAAGATTTGATATTGTATCAAATGCTTTTTCATTTCCATCACAATACTGCTGAATAAGAGTATCCGTGTTTAGTTTTATTGGTAACATAAAATTGGTTTAAGTGGCGTAGAGTATCACATCATATTTTTTTCATTTAAATAAATAAAAGATTGAATAGTATAATTTTGTTTTGGCGTGAAAATAAGTTTTATAAATGCAAGTATATATTTTTTTTAATGTTTTTATTGAGAATAGTTAAAAATGCTTTTATTTTTGTAATTATTCTTTTATTTTTTTCTTTTCTACAAATTTTATAATGAAAATACTTATCTCATATAATAAAATGAGAGGGGCAGATACTAATATCTGACTAAAAGGATCTGGAGGGGTTATAATTGCGGCGATTATGAGTATGATAACAATGGAATGTTTTCTATATTTTTGTAAGAAAGAAACAGATAGTATATTCATTTTTGCTAAAAAGAAAGAAATAACGGGAAGCTGAAAAATAATTCCTCCCGATAAAACAAGCGTACTGAGAGTAGAAACGTATGAAATAATATCAAATTGATTTTCAATACTGCTGTCTAATTTATAGTTTGCTAAAAAATTAAGCGAGAGAGGAGCTACTAAATAGTATCCAAATAAAATTCCTATAAAAAACAAGCTACTGACATAGAATGTGAGTCCACGAACTGCCGATTTTTCTTTTTCATGGAGACCTGGTTTTACAAATCGCCATATTTCCCAAAAAACATATGGAAACGAGCATATAAGACCTAATACTAAAGAAGCAGTTATATGCATAGAAAATTGTCCGGTGAGCTGTCTGCTTTGGAGAATAAAAGGTAATTCTTTGATACAAAAAGCATCGGTATGAAAATACTCTGATACCTTACAGAAGAGACGATAAGTTAAAAAATCGGGCTTCGTGGGAGCTAATATAACGTAGCGAAAAATCGTATTCATATATATAAATGAGGCTACCATAAAAAAAATAATGGAACAGATGGAGCGTATCAGATGCCATCTTAATTCTTCTAAATGGTCTAAAAAAGACATTTCTTTTTCTTTCACAGTGCTATATTTATTTTAAAATATGTTTTGTAATTTTGCTGTCTTCATCATTATTTTTTAATGAGGTATGAGAGCGATTTCTTGTGTTTTTTGAAAAATAATACTATTTTTTTCATTACTTACTATTTTTAAATAATATACAAAGAAATATTTACAAAAAAAGCATTTTTCTAAAGAAACAAAATAAAAAAGACAGTCTCATAATTGTTTTCTTTGGTGTTTATAAGCATGTTCTGTTATCCAAATAAGCACTTCTTGTCCCGCTTTTGGAAATGGCTTGTTAGCTGGTTTTTTTCTTTCTCATTATAAATGCTATTACTATAAATATAAGAAATAGAATACTCAAGAACTTACTTATTCCAAACATTGAATTAGATTTTTCTTCCATTTCCCATTTATTTTTTTCTACACACAATTTTACTTCATGCTTATTTTCATTGTTTAAAATAACTTGTTTTTGGGGTAAATCTTTATGGTTCAAAATCAACTCACATTGATTGTTGGGCATATCCCTAAAAAAAATATTTTTAACATAATAAGTTGTTATCTTTTGAGGCAAATTTTCTAATTCTGCAAAAAATGTCGTTTCGTGTCCCAATTGAATTTGCGGATTATTAACCATAATAGTATCATTGTTAATAAGAATAAAACAGCTTTTGTGGAAATGCTTAATTGCTAACTCACTAAACTCTTGTGGCGTTTTATAAGAGTTTTTACCATAATGATACATTACTTCCTGTTCAAAAGCTGTTAGTGAACTTTTTATGACGATAAAGTTTTTCCCGCTTTGTTCATAAATAATAAAACTTGAAAGGTCGGGGCTATGGGCAAAAAGGAATGATGTAAAAAATCCCATTCCAATGATTGACAATATTAATTTCAATTTCATGGTTATTGCGCATACGCTCCAGACAAACTGTTAATAAAATTATTTGCTCCAGCTTTGTCTACATGATAATGATATCCTCTGGTAGCATCATAATGTCCACGGCTTGCGTCTAAATCTGTATATTCGGATCCGGAAGCGCTTAACCTTTCATAAATTCCAAACCCATCTACAGCGTAGCCAATCATGGCGGCGTGTCCATCGGATTGAGTAATTTTTGTAGATTTTCCAGTTGCTGCGTGATAGTGATAACCTGCACCAATGTTAATATGTCCGCCTGCATCGTCAAATGGTGCCAATGTATAGGCTCCTAAAATAGCACTTACCGGAGCAGGGGCATCAAATACAACACCGTTGAAAGCAATACCTCTAATAGTTGGTCCTGAAGAACCTGGTCCTGCTCCAAAACTTACGGGGGAACTCAATTTTACAGGGGTTATGGGTATATAAATGGTTTTTGTTACAGAGGAAACATAAGAAGGTAAACATTCTACGCAGTAGTTTTTATACTGAACACCTACATTTGGGTTGGCTGCTGCTTGACAATCTGCTTGTGTCAATGTTTTGGTTATTGCGCCAGTGGAAGTGTTATACATCTGCCAAGTAGTATTCTTGTAAAAAGTAGCTAAATTTTGAATAAAAGCACCATCTACATCATACACATTTCCATTTTCTAACCAAATACCTCCTTTTGTGGCATCATCTGAAATGTTTGTTGGACACCAAGGACCTTGTGTATGGTCTGATGGTGTACTTTTGGTGACAATTTTGTAACAATCTGCCGTTGTTCCATTAGAAAGCGTTCGGTTTTCGGTAGTAATGGTTACTGCCCCAGACGATGTAAGGAATTTATCTGCATCTACATTAATAACTGTACCATTAGTGGTAGGTGTGGTAGTATCATCATTCTTACTACAAGAAGTCAAGGCACATACTAGTGCTACGAATACGAAATTTTTGTAAGTCATATATTTGATATTATAAAGTTATTGAATAAGAAGTACTTTTAGAAACATGTATTTTTGATTTTACACAATATAATCTTTTTCCGGGTTTTAATTTTTTGTAACTATTCAGCGGATATTTTTACAAAAATTCTAAGTAAAAGTGTATTTTTATTGCTAAATACACAATAAGACATCAATTTCATTAAAGAAAATGCAATAAACAGTGCGAAACAAGTAATAAAATAGATTCTAAAAATTCAAATCCTAAAAACGGTATTATTTTTTTTGAAGAAATCAATTTTTAGAACCTACCAATAAAAATACTTCTGTTAGATTTTATTCTACTACTATTTTTATTTGTTTTTCGAAATCGTTTCCCCTTAGTTTCAAAAAATAGAGCTGTGGTTTGAGAGATGCAATGTCTATTGTAATGAAAGATTGCGGATATAATTTATTATATTTGCTTTCTAGTAGGACATTTCCCTCCATATTGTATATTTGCAAAACAATGGTTTCTATCCATTTCTCCCCGTCGTTTTTTATATACAAAATTTTGTTACGAATAGGATTAGGATACACTGTTATATCCGATTTTATAAGAGAAGTAATGGAAAGAATGGGAATAGGAGGTTTTTTTTCTAAAAGATTGTAAAAAGAAGGGATTCCATACCCATAAAGAGAGTCGGGATTGGAACTATTACTGCTCGTTTTTCGCATATCATCATATATTTGATATACTGTTTTATGGGGTGCGTACTGCCAATAGCCCGTTAATAAACCTGCTACTAATGGTGCGGAAAAACTTGTGCCACTGATAGTGCTGACATTGCCCGATGAGGTAATAATAGAAACATTTACTCCAAAAGCAACTACATCAGGTTTAATTCTTTTGTCGGATGTTTTACCTCGAGAACTGGTTGTTGCTATTTGCAGGTTTTTTCCTATTGCTCCGACCGTCAAAGCTCCTCTACTATCAGCAGGAGGAGTTATTTTTTTCCAAGCAGAATTTCCTTCATTTCCAGCACTGGATACAACGGCTATTCCTTTCTCAAAAGCAAACTGAGCGGCTTTACTAATTATTGCTGTATTGCCATCTAACTGATCAGAAGTGTAGTTTTGATTTTCAATGGAAAATACAAAATATCCAAGCGAACTATTGATAACATCTACTCCTATGCTGTCTGCCTTTTCCGCAGCAAAAAGCCAATTATATTCTTCTATTCTATCATCTAAATCTCCATTGGAAACATCTTCAGTGAGAGCAAGTATATATAAAGCATTGGGAATCATCCCTAATGCTTTTGTATTATCTACGGCTGCCAAGCAAGAAAGAACCGCTGTTCCGTGAGAAGAAGATTGATAAATAGAATGATTATTATAGACATAATTGAAAGTGTGTATTAATTGCTTTTTTTGAAACAAATGTCGAAAATAACGGACAGTATCTACCCCTCTAAACCCCCCATCAAACACAGCAACCATTTTTCCTTCACCCTTAAAACCATTACTGTGCATAAAATCTCCTCCTAATGTTTGTATTTGATAATCAAAATCATTGATTTCATTGTTACGAGCAGATACAAGAGAGAATGTTTTTTCAGAACCCGCTATTTGATTGTTTAATTGAGATCCATTTGCCACCAATTCTACCTTTGAAACGAAAGAAATATTCATAATAGATGGGAGAAGCGAAGGTGATGACTCTATTAATAAACAATTGAGCCAACGAGAAGAAAAATAAACATCAGCACCCAATCTTTCTATATCTTGTATGTAAGTAGTATTTACGGGAATATCAGATGGGGTGAGGGAAATGCTTTGTCTCGTTCTTCTTTCTATAGAGCGTAGTGATAAAAATTCATTAGGTCTTTCTAGAGAATAAGGAGTATTATTTTTATCAGTAAAATAGATAACATATCTATTTTTTTGTGCTATTCCGACGTTCATTATAAGATGAAGAACGATAATTGCGAAAAAAATTTTTTTTATATTCATAAATATGCTTTTTATATGTTCAAGGAATTATTTTTTACTATAATATTTTTTTTGAGAAGTATTTATAAAAATATCTTATTTTGACATAAGATAACACATAAGGGAAAGACTTCAGAAGGATGAGTGTTGGTTATTCAATAATGAGGGAATAAATACATTTTTTAGAGATGTTTGAAAGATTTTAGTAGTTTTACTAAAAGAATGAGAAGAAAAAGGAAGCAATCTCTAAAAAACACAAATTACTTTTTAGAATTTACTTTAATAAACTTTTATTTTTTTTAACTTTTATTTTTATGGATATCAGAAGCAATTTTTACGACCAATACGGTGAATATATGCATCGGACTGAGGATTATGATAGGAGAGTATCTTTCAAACATAGTATTGTTCACAATACATTTGTTACCACTAAAAGGATGCCCCCCGAAGAATTTAAAAATGATAAAAAACCTCTTTTTATAGATTTTGAGTTTGAAGAAACTATTTTTGGAAAGATGCTCGTTGCTGCTCATTATCTTGGGATTTGTTATATGGGAT encodes the following:
- a CDS encoding electron transfer flavoprotein subunit alpha/FixB family protein produces the protein MSTLVFVEVSEKKIKKNSLEAISYAYALHEKNVTAIVIGAVENTELQKIGPAGASKIIHVSEKNAEEIDTHIFVSAIHSLFENKKSDTLIFAKSSLSDTLCAKLSVKLQASFIPNVTELPTGDEKNIFKRSIYTGKAFSFVEVKNKKKIISIKKNTIPIKTNGGQAEIEAFSLSQYTADTKITSLSQEKLKGKVLLPEADIVVSAGRGMKGPEHWKWIEELADILGAATACSKPVSDMDWRPHHEHVGQTGLKVSPSLYIAIGISGAIQHLAGVNSSKCIVVINKDPEAPFFKAADYGIAGDAFEILPKLIQELKQFYSIN
- a CDS encoding electron transfer flavoprotein subunit beta/FixA family protein, with the translated sequence MNILVCITHVPDTISRISFMENNTKFDTNGIQFIIGPYDDYALSRGVELKEQFGGKLTVLNIGLAETEPTLRKALAIGADEAVRIHASPEDSFFVAQNIALYAQSKSFDLILMGRESIDFNGGMVHGMVGELLGIPSLSPIMKLDIQEKKAKITKEIEGGKEYLEVDLPFVAGCQEPIAEWKIPNMRGIMQAKSKPLTVLEPYQNTLYTQNKNFELPKPKGQVKMIAQDNIKTLLQLLKEEAKVI
- a CDS encoding citrate synthase; translated protein: MPNTAELIYNGKTYSFPVLEGTEKEIAVDISKLREQSAKEQTPIITMDPGYKNTGATTSAITFLDGEQGILQYRGYPIEELAEKSSFLEVAYLLIFGELPTESGFSLFKKEITEHTLVHEDIKKILEGFPAKSHPMGVLGSLVCALSTFYPESLNKSMAESNVHLQIIRLLAKFPTLAAWSYKNEVGHPVVYPDNKLSYCQNLLKMMFSLPTESYSLDPVVVDALDKLLILHADHEQNCSTSTVRMVGSSRASIYASISAGINALWGPLHGGANQEVMEMLELIKQDGGNVKKYVEKAKSKEDPFLLMGFGHRVYKNFDPRAKIIKKAADDVLNKLKINDPILEIAKELEAAALKDQYFIDKKLYPNVDFYSGIIYKAMGIPTEMFTVFFSMGRLPGWIAQWKEMRENKEPIGRPRQIYTGKTKRSYIPINKR
- the recA gene encoding recombinase RecA, whose amino-acid sequence is MITDKNKDAKTEKANAIKSVIGTLEKTYYKGVVMKLSDEHVVDVPAISTGSIGLDIALGIGGLPRGRVIEIYGPESSGKTTLAMHCIAEAQKKGGIAVFIDAEHAFDKTYAEKLGIDTQNLFIAQPDDGEQALEIAEQLIRSTAVDIVVIDSVAALVPKGEIEGDMGDNKLGLQARLMSQALRKLTGIINKTGCCCIFINQLREKIGVMFGNPEVTTGGNALKYYASVRLDIRRIQQIKEGENIVGNRTRVKVVKNKVAPPFKVIEFDIMYGEGISKIGEIIDFAVDLEIIKKSGSWFSYEDKKLGQGKESVKQFLKDNSDIVSIIETKIKEKIAAKVPISKIATEQSSNEE
- a CDS encoding sigma-70 family RNA polymerase sigma factor, which encodes MLPIKLNTDTLIQQYCDGNEKAFDTISNLYSGKVYSTAYSILKNKKQAEDIVQEVFIKVFITLKKNNYSDKGKFEAWILKITRNMSIDHLRKHKKKVQYSLEQYSSVLESIYFVENAMVEHNIIEDETKKYLWDLIHELPKNQREIIIMKHYLNMSFKEISTLANISINTALGIMRYGIINLRKKINEEQIHFTNFK
- the tatC gene encoding twin-arginine translocase subunit TatC, with translation MKEKEMSFLDHLEELRWHLIRSICSIIFFMVASFIYMNTIFRYVILAPTKPDFLTYRLFCKVSEYFHTDAFCIKELPFILQSRQLTGQFSMHITASLVLGLICSFPYVFWEIWRFVKPGLHEKEKSAVRGLTFYVSSLFFIGILFGYYLVAPLSLNFLANYKLDSSIENQFDIISYVSTLSTLVLSGGIIFQLPVISFFLAKMNILSVSFLQKYRKHSIVIILIIAAIITPPDPFSQILVSAPLILLYEISIFIIKFVEKKKIKE
- a CDS encoding YHYH protein, coding for MTYKNFVFVALVCALTSCSKNDDTTTPTTNGTVINVDADKFLTSSGAVTITTENRTLSNGTTADCYKIVTKSTPSDHTQGPWCPTNISDDATKGGIWLENGNVYDVDGAFIQNLATFYKNTTWQMYNTSTGAITKTLTQADCQAAANPNVGVQYKNYCVECLPSYVSSVTKTIYIPITPVKLSSPVSFGAGPGSSGPTIRGIAFNGVVFDAPAPVSAILGAYTLAPFDDAGGHINIGAGYHYHAATGKSTKITQSDGHAAMIGYAVDGFGIYERLSASGSEYTDLDASRGHYDATRGYHYHVDKAGANNFINSLSGAYAQ
- a CDS encoding S8 family serine peptidase, whose amino-acid sequence is MNIKKIFFAIIVLHLIMNVGIAQKNRYVIYFTDKNNTPYSLERPNEFLSLRSIERRTRQSISLTPSDIPVNTTYIQDIERLGADVYFSSRWLNCLLIESSPSLLPSIMNISFVSKVELVANGSQLNNQIAGSEKTFSLVSARNNEINDFDYQIQTLGGDFMHSNGFKGEGKMVAVFDGGFRGVDTVRYFRHLFQKKQLIHTFNYVYNNHSIYQSSSHGTAVLSCLAAVDNTKALGMIPNALYILALTEDVSNGDLDDRIEEYNWLFAAEKADSIGVDVINSSLGYFVFSIENQNYTSDQLDGNTAIISKAAQFAFEKGIAVVSSAGNEGNSAWKKITPPADSRGALTVGAIGKNLQIATTSSRGKTSDKRIKPDVVAFGVNVSIITSSGNVSTISGTSFSAPLVAGLLTGYWQYAPHKTVYQIYDDMRKTSSNSSNPDSLYGYGIPSFYNLLEKKPPIPILSITSLIKSDITVYPNPIRNKILYIKNDGEKWIETIVLQIYNMEGNVLLESKYNKLYPQSFITIDIASLKPQLYFLKLRGNDFEKQIKIVVE